A single window of Halotalea alkalilenta DNA harbors:
- the murB gene encoding UDP-N-acetylmuramate dehydrogenase produces the protein MTNFPQAFLDELKKNCPIQQNVRLNFISRWKIGGIAELIITPDNKEQIVSAVNILKKHDIDYVIIGGTTNILFTDKKITTAILKISGKFSNLSVQDDTVEIDSGHWIPSLARRLANEGLSGVEHICGIPGTLGGLICMNGGSQRKGIGEHIITVESIDRDGTVIERSNAECNFTYRMSSYQGNEEIILKAKLKLIKKDRSSIRQEMLKIFAERKSKFPHRLPNCGSVFVSNPSMYKEYGPPGKIIEGIGYKGFRKNNVQVSPLHANFIVNTGNGKAIDVLEIIREVRLNVFNKTGYHLIAEAKYMSPKGELIPAHDERCMELEMENER, from the coding sequence ATGACGAACTTCCCCCAAGCGTTCTTGGATGAATTAAAAAAAAATTGTCCCATCCAACAAAATGTAAGATTAAATTTTATAAGTAGATGGAAAATAGGGGGGATTGCTGAGCTTATAATAACCCCCGATAACAAAGAACAAATTGTATCCGCAGTTAACATATTAAAAAAACACGATATTGATTATGTAATTATTGGCGGTACTACTAATATATTGTTTACGGATAAAAAAATAACTACAGCTATTCTCAAGATAAGTGGTAAATTTTCTAATTTGAGTGTTCAGGATGACACTGTAGAGATAGATAGCGGTCACTGGATACCTAGCTTAGCCAGACGTCTAGCAAATGAAGGACTTTCTGGAGTAGAGCATATTTGCGGCATACCCGGGACATTGGGTGGACTTATTTGTATGAATGGAGGGAGTCAACGAAAAGGTATCGGCGAGCATATAATTACAGTAGAATCGATTGATCGAGACGGTACTGTTATTGAGAGAAGCAATGCTGAGTGCAATTTTACGTATCGTATGTCTTCTTATCAAGGTAATGAAGAAATAATATTAAAAGCCAAATTGAAATTGATAAAAAAAGATAGAAGTAGTATTAGGCAAGAAATGCTGAAAATATTCGCTGAAAGGAAGTCAAAGTTCCCTCATAGGCTTCCTAACTGCGGATCTGTCTTCGTAAGTAATCCATCCATGTATAAAGAGTATGGTCCCCCTGGAAAAATCATAGAAGGAATTGGCTATAAGGGTTTTAGGAAAAATAATGTACAAGTTTCTCCGCTTCACGCTAATTTCATAGTAAATACTGGAAATGGAAAAGCTATTGATGTATTAGAAATCATCCGAGAAGTGCGTCTAAATGTTTTTAATAAAACAGGATATCATTTGATTGCAGAAGCAAAATATATGTCCCCAAAGGGTGAATTAATTCCAGCCCACGATGAGCGTTGCATGGAGTTGGAAATGGAAAATGAGAGATGA
- a CDS encoding UDP-glucose dehydrogenase family protein has protein sequence MKVTVFGTGYVGLVQGTILAEVGHDVLCIDVDESKVSKLKQGHVPIYEPGLDSLVKENYDAGRLDFSTDAALGVKHGQVQFIAVGTPPDEDGSADLKYVLAVAATIAEHMDDKKVIVDKSTVPVGTADKVYAKISEVLEQRGRSDIPHEVVSNPEFLKEGNAVADCMRPDRIIIGTQSKDAEEVMRELYAPFNRNHDKIIVMDVRSAELTKYAANCMLATKISFMNEIANLAELMGADIEMVRQGIGSDPRIGYQFIYPGVGYGGSCFPKDVQALIRTADSIDFEAKLLKAVEERNNAQKTTLFKKVEQHFNGALKGKTFALWGLSFKPNTDDMREAPSRVLMEALWQAGASVQAYDPEAMEETQRIYGNRNDLTLCGTKESALKGADALIIVTEWQSFRAPDFDLIKAQLRESIIFDGRNMFDPNRMTSKGFVYYSVGRKPAMSL, from the coding sequence ATGAAGGTAACTGTCTTTGGAACCGGCTATGTTGGTTTAGTTCAAGGCACTATTTTGGCTGAAGTAGGTCATGATGTGCTTTGTATCGATGTTGATGAAAGTAAAGTATCAAAGCTCAAACAAGGGCATGTGCCAATTTACGAGCCTGGATTAGATTCTCTTGTAAAAGAAAACTATGATGCTGGACGGCTTGACTTTTCAACAGATGCCGCACTCGGGGTCAAACATGGGCAGGTGCAGTTCATTGCTGTAGGCACTCCACCTGACGAAGATGGTTCTGCAGATTTAAAATACGTGCTTGCTGTCGCCGCAACGATTGCTGAGCATATGGACGATAAAAAAGTTATAGTCGACAAGTCTACTGTCCCAGTTGGTACCGCCGACAAGGTTTATGCCAAAATTTCAGAGGTGCTCGAACAGCGGGGAAGGAGCGATATCCCGCATGAGGTCGTTTCGAATCCTGAGTTTCTAAAGGAAGGAAATGCGGTCGCGGACTGTATGAGACCAGATCGCATCATTATCGGGACTCAGAGCAAAGATGCTGAAGAGGTGATGCGCGAGTTGTATGCGCCATTTAACCGTAACCATGACAAGATCATTGTTATGGATGTGCGTAGTGCTGAACTTACTAAGTATGCAGCCAACTGCATGCTGGCGACCAAGATCAGTTTCATGAATGAGATAGCCAACCTTGCTGAGCTAATGGGTGCCGATATCGAGATGGTACGCCAGGGAATCGGCAGTGATCCTCGTATTGGCTATCAGTTTATCTATCCTGGAGTAGGTTATGGTGGTTCCTGTTTTCCCAAGGATGTTCAGGCGTTGATTCGTACCGCCGATAGCATTGATTTCGAAGCTAAATTGTTGAAGGCGGTAGAGGAGCGCAATAATGCTCAGAAAACTACCTTGTTCAAGAAGGTTGAACAGCATTTCAATGGTGCTCTAAAAGGTAAGACTTTTGCTCTTTGGGGATTGTCGTTCAAGCCTAACACCGATGATATGCGTGAAGCACCAAGCCGGGTGTTGATGGAAGCACTTTGGCAGGCAGGCGCAAGCGTACAGGCTTACGATCCAGAAGCAATGGAAGAAACCCAACGCATTTACGGTAATCGTAATGACCTCACGCTCTGTGGAACCAAGGAGTCGGCTTTGAAAGGTGCCGATGCCTTGATCATCGTGACTGAGTGGCAGAGTTTCCGCGCACCTGATTTTGATTTGATTAAAGCACAGCTCCGCGAATCAATTATCTTCGATGGGCGGAATATGTTCGATCCTAATCGGATGACAAGCAAGGGATTCGTGTACTATTCAGTGGGTCGTAAACCTGCAATGTCACTGTAA
- a CDS encoding glycosyltransferase family A protein, giving the protein MKYLLKTKLLIISCFHNRVAEVENSVDSVVSQLTPEMHFVVVDDGSTDGTSEALDQWENRDGKNVTVIHQKNMGFVNSLIYHINNIDCEYIAIHGAGDISYEGRFSKQIVLLDFDKKLGVVSSRVNNINSYDNAKTITGSAFSGNAEKILLKQNIINHGAVCFRKDIYLKAGGYRSFFEFAQDRDLWCRMSHFCEFRVIDDILYERVSNAKNSVSGSPEKRIRQKLLSNLASFCHDMRLKGKSDPLKQYGYFSIYMLSKDKKLEREIFMLALSAIKHKKRESFSIYFDAHEKISSLSISKLLLVLLNKMLPTRYWQSGNGKIK; this is encoded by the coding sequence ATGAAATATTTATTGAAAACTAAGCTGTTAATAATAAGTTGTTTCCACAATAGAGTGGCTGAGGTAGAGAACTCAGTCGATAGTGTTGTTTCTCAATTAACTCCGGAAATGCATTTTGTCGTAGTTGACGATGGTTCTACTGATGGTACTTCTGAAGCATTGGATCAGTGGGAAAATAGAGACGGTAAAAATGTTACAGTCATTCATCAAAAAAACATGGGATTTGTAAATAGTCTCATCTATCATATAAATAATATAGACTGTGAATATATAGCCATTCATGGTGCTGGAGATATTTCATACGAAGGACGTTTTTCAAAACAAATAGTGTTGTTAGATTTCGATAAAAAGTTAGGGGTAGTTTCCTCTAGAGTAAATAACATTAACAGCTATGACAATGCTAAGACTATTACTGGAAGCGCTTTTTCGGGAAACGCAGAAAAAATTTTGTTGAAACAAAATATAATAAATCATGGAGCCGTATGCTTCAGGAAAGATATTTATTTAAAAGCAGGTGGGTATAGATCATTTTTTGAATTTGCTCAAGATAGAGACTTGTGGTGTAGAATGAGTCACTTTTGCGAATTTAGGGTGATAGATGATATATTATATGAACGTGTATCCAACGCTAAAAATAGTGTAAGTGGCTCTCCTGAAAAACGGATTCGACAAAAGCTACTTTCTAATTTAGCTAGTTTTTGTCATGACATGAGATTGAAAGGGAAATCAGATCCATTAAAGCAGTATGGATATTTTTCAATCTATATGCTGTCTAAGGATAAAAAACTAGAAAGGGAAATTTTCATGCTTGCATTATCTGCTATAAAGCATAAAAAAAGAGAATCTTTTTCAATTTATTTTGATGCTCATGAGAAAATTAGCAGCTTGTCAATTTCAAAGTTATTGCTAGTTTTACTAAATAAAATGCTTCCTACTCGATACTGGCAATCCGGAAATGGAAAAATTAAATAA
- a CDS encoding glucosyltransferase domain-containing protein: MIPYHPANYIALGLIPFILIAIALIAPKDKVPFYAIVSSAWLKYFLIIINVMVYNFFPFDADWSTLNDAAKNWAENSNSIWENLQEARGRTFFSWILSVHYRLVGEALLFVFLINAFLNTCVAIFAYKSALLIFNKKIANYVVCIVAFFPTYIVYSIGPSREPYVAFGFALSTYYFIKWLDNKKGSHLAITFVGLLIALSIHSAFAMIMLALLLLVAIRSSKEFFLKNGKNAPVFIISVVGVLTILPLLLISGWGLGKIGGDLSNLSNVETLESIGAKRDGDSRTGYMPRDQVEVTSMGAFVTQLPKRLLYFSLKPFPWDIRTPADIIGFVLVVFYCLFFISVFKYRKIILNDDRLKYITIAALLLTVIFSLGTANWGSAARHKSKFAPVIILVGSIVVFRRQTLRMDRVVLPRHMYAERRL, encoded by the coding sequence ATGATCCCATATCATCCGGCTAATTATATTGCGCTTGGACTGATTCCGTTCATTTTAATAGCGATTGCTTTAATTGCTCCGAAGGACAAAGTTCCTTTCTACGCGATAGTTTCTTCCGCGTGGCTGAAGTATTTTCTAATAATAATAAATGTAATGGTATATAATTTTTTCCCATTTGATGCTGATTGGTCAACGTTGAATGATGCTGCAAAGAATTGGGCTGAAAACAGTAATAGCATATGGGAGAATTTACAAGAAGCTAGAGGACGAACTTTTTTCTCATGGATATTATCAGTCCATTATCGATTAGTGGGTGAAGCATTATTATTCGTTTTTTTAATAAATGCATTTCTTAATACATGCGTTGCCATATTTGCATATAAATCAGCTTTGCTCATTTTTAATAAAAAAATAGCTAATTATGTTGTTTGCATTGTTGCATTTTTTCCGACTTATATTGTTTATTCTATCGGTCCATCGCGTGAACCATATGTTGCTTTTGGATTTGCATTATCGACATACTACTTTATAAAATGGTTAGACAATAAAAAAGGGAGTCACCTCGCAATTACATTTGTTGGGTTGCTGATTGCGCTCAGTATACATAGCGCATTTGCAATGATTATGCTGGCTCTACTTCTTTTGGTTGCAATTAGATCGAGTAAAGAATTTTTCCTAAAAAATGGGAAAAATGCTCCGGTTTTTATAATCTCGGTAGTTGGAGTATTAACGATACTTCCACTATTATTGATTTCCGGATGGGGATTAGGGAAAATTGGCGGGGATCTATCAAACCTCTCAAATGTCGAAACTCTTGAAAGTATTGGAGCCAAGAGGGATGGCGATTCAAGAACAGGGTACATGCCTCGTGATCAGGTAGAAGTTACTAGTATGGGTGCTTTTGTCACTCAGTTGCCTAAGCGGTTGTTGTATTTTTCATTGAAACCTTTTCCGTGGGATATAAGAACCCCTGCTGATATTATTGGTTTTGTGTTGGTTGTTTTTTACTGTCTATTTTTCATTTCGGTATTCAAGTATAGAAAAATAATTTTGAACGATGATAGGCTTAAATATATAACTATAGCTGCATTGTTATTGACGGTGATTTTTTCACTAGGTACCGCTAACTGGGGCTCTGCGGCTAGGCACAAATCAAAATTTGCTCCAGTTATTATTTTGGTTGGATCTATCGTAGTCTTTAGAAGACAGACACTTAGAATGGATAGAGTTGTTTTACCCAGGCATATGTATGCCGAGAGGAGGTTGTAA
- a CDS encoding lipopolysaccharide biosynthesis protein, translating to MSKNRLFKNILILFAGAGSAKIIVFAATPVLTRIYSPGQFGVLSLFVAVSMLVIPVATMRFPNALPLPKNENVAVNMAALSIIILFSVVFFLGILFFLCGKIILDALSLSSLNDFIWLLLITVIAAGMYEILTGFCNRSRRFKVYAQTQIWQAILSSLIKIGLGVLGFLNAGLLIGHFFSQAGGVFTLYRAFRSDIKKNIKRVSFVRIKYVFRRYIDFPLYRLPSQFLLVFSVQAPVLFSGIIFNESVTGQLGLALSTLSIPMSLLGTTTGQAFYGEIAKLGKGQPVMIRKIAKDVAIKMFLISIPPFVALFFFGPLLFSWVFGDSWNQAGVFASILSIYLLAQFISAPLVNVFNVFEKQALFLRINIVRVLLILFVFGVSYVYSLSSEQMIFLYSYILTAHYLYVSYLCFKVIK from the coding sequence ATGAGCAAAAACCGTCTATTTAAAAATATTCTCATACTTTTTGCTGGCGCTGGTAGTGCTAAAATAATTGTATTTGCCGCGACGCCGGTTCTAACTAGGATTTATTCTCCTGGCCAGTTCGGGGTTTTGTCGCTATTTGTAGCGGTCTCAATGCTCGTTATCCCTGTGGCAACAATGCGTTTTCCGAATGCTTTGCCACTTCCAAAAAATGAAAATGTTGCTGTTAATATGGCAGCTCTTTCGATAATAATATTATTTTCAGTTGTATTTTTTTTAGGCATTTTGTTTTTTTTATGTGGCAAAATTATTTTAGATGCGCTTTCATTAAGCAGTCTAAATGATTTTATTTGGCTGTTACTTATTACCGTTATAGCTGCGGGTATGTATGAAATCTTAACAGGTTTTTGTAATCGAAGCCGGCGTTTTAAAGTATATGCCCAAACACAAATTTGGCAGGCCATATTATCTTCGCTGATAAAGATTGGGCTAGGTGTTTTAGGATTTTTAAATGCTGGCCTATTGATCGGGCATTTCTTCTCTCAAGCAGGAGGGGTCTTTACCCTCTATAGAGCATTTCGCAGCGATATAAAAAAGAACATCAAAAGAGTTAGCTTTGTTCGGATAAAATATGTTTTTAGGCGGTATATAGATTTTCCGCTATATAGATTACCCTCGCAATTTTTATTGGTATTTTCTGTACAAGCTCCCGTTTTGTTTAGTGGTATTATATTTAATGAATCGGTTACGGGTCAGCTGGGGCTAGCTCTTTCAACATTATCAATACCAATGTCCTTGCTTGGTACTACTACAGGGCAAGCATTTTATGGAGAGATTGCAAAGTTAGGTAAAGGACAGCCCGTTATGATAAGAAAAATAGCTAAAGATGTTGCTATTAAAATGTTTTTGATTAGCATACCCCCCTTTGTCGCATTATTTTTCTTCGGCCCGTTACTATTTTCGTGGGTATTTGGTGATTCCTGGAATCAGGCTGGGGTATTTGCAAGTATTTTATCTATATATCTGTTGGCTCAGTTTATTTCGGCCCCGTTAGTGAATGTATTCAATGTTTTTGAAAAACAAGCTCTATTTTTACGTATAAATATAGTTCGAGTTTTACTCATTTTGTTCGTGTTTGGAGTCTCATATGTATATTCACTATCCTCAGAACAGATGATATTTCTATATTCTTACATTCTTACTGCCCATTATTTATATGTTTCATATTTGTGTTTTAAGGTGATAAAATGA
- a CDS encoding serine acetyltransferase, protein MEKLNNCNYEYNFKKHFLKEFKKAPGLKSKIAIFIFRLANGYEKSSLLKPVLFIFIVANKVINEFIFSIEIPHSTKIGPGFVMNHPHGIVINKASVIGENVKVRQFTTIGNNGKNKKSPIICDNVELGANVNLIGNIILGAGSKVGAGTTVTKTLSANSIAIGCGFRVL, encoded by the coding sequence ATGGAAAAATTAAATAATTGTAATTACGAGTACAATTTTAAAAAACATTTCTTGAAGGAATTCAAAAAAGCGCCGGGGTTAAAATCAAAAATTGCAATTTTTATATTTAGGCTGGCTAATGGCTATGAAAAATCCAGCTTATTGAAGCCAGTGCTATTTATTTTTATTGTGGCAAATAAAGTAATCAATGAATTTATATTTAGCATAGAGATACCGCATAGTACAAAAATTGGTCCTGGTTTTGTCATGAATCATCCTCATGGAATAGTAATCAATAAAGCCAGTGTTATTGGAGAAAATGTAAAAGTGAGGCAGTTTACCACTATTGGAAATAATGGGAAAAATAAAAAATCCCCCATTATCTGTGATAATGTCGAACTAGGTGCAAATGTAAATTTGATTGGAAATATTATCTTAGGCGCTGGTAGCAAAGTGGGCGCTGGAACGACTGTTACGAAAACATTATCAGCAAATTCTATTGCTATTGGGTGTGGATTTAGAGTTTTGTAA
- a CDS encoding NAD-dependent epimerase, translating into MKILVTGNAGFIGFHVAKKLLMRGDSVIGFDNVNDYYDTELKEARLKILEQTAKETGSEYQFIRADLADREAVENCFKEHHFDRVIHLAAQAGVRYSLVNPHSYVASNLIGFTHILEGCRHAQVPHLTYASTSSVYGANTTMPFSEKHGVDHPLQFYAATKRANELMAHSYSHLYQLPTTGLRFFTVYGPWGRPDMALFKFTKNIIDGNSIPVFNHGKHTRDFTYIDDIVEGVIRASDDIAASNTKWDSAQPSPDSSNAPFRIFNIGNNNPVELIKYIEAIELALDKKANKELLPLQPGDVPDTYADSSALEKAVAYKPSTPVQEGVTRFVKWYRDFYHV; encoded by the coding sequence ATGAAGATTCTAGTGACCGGGAATGCTGGGTTTATCGGCTTTCACGTAGCTAAGAAATTGTTAATGCGTGGAGACAGTGTTATTGGTTTTGATAATGTAAACGATTATTACGATACGGAATTGAAAGAAGCAAGGTTAAAAATTCTCGAGCAAACCGCAAAAGAGACTGGTAGCGAATATCAGTTTATCCGTGCCGATCTTGCCGACCGTGAAGCGGTAGAAAACTGCTTTAAAGAGCATCATTTTGATCGAGTTATCCACCTTGCTGCGCAAGCCGGTGTGCGCTATTCGTTAGTCAATCCGCATTCATATGTAGCAAGCAATTTGATTGGATTTACCCATATTCTTGAAGGTTGTCGCCACGCACAGGTTCCGCATTTGACCTATGCGAGCACAAGTAGCGTATATGGTGCAAATACGACAATGCCATTTAGCGAAAAGCATGGTGTGGATCATCCGCTTCAGTTTTATGCCGCTACTAAGAGAGCAAATGAGCTGATGGCGCATAGTTATAGCCATCTTTATCAGCTTCCCACCACTGGACTGAGATTTTTTACAGTTTATGGTCCATGGGGACGCCCTGATATGGCTTTATTTAAATTCACAAAAAATATAATTGATGGAAATTCAATTCCGGTATTTAACCATGGTAAACATACACGGGATTTCACTTATATCGACGATATCGTTGAGGGCGTGATTCGTGCAAGTGATGATATTGCCGCATCCAATACGAAATGGGATAGTGCTCAGCCATCTCCTGACAGTAGTAATGCGCCATTTCGCATTTTCAATATAGGCAATAACAATCCCGTTGAATTAATAAAATATATTGAAGCAATCGAATTAGCGCTAGATAAAAAGGCTAATAAAGAGCTTCTGCCGCTACAACCGGGTGATGTTCCAGATACTTATGCGGATAGCTCTGCTCTCGAAAAAGCTGTTGCATATAAACCTAGTACTCCTGTTCAAGAAGGAGTTACCCGGTTTGTGAAGTGGTACAGAGATTTTTATCATGTTTAA
- a CDS encoding glycosyltransferase has protein sequence MKICFFIGAMSRGGAERQLVYVASGLVNKGHDVILLTLKSGNEYLDLLDSRVDVYCLEVKNFFDAVKKTNTFFKKNNPDVVINFLYHASIIGRLLGKYNKIKTITSHRNSSLGSYSRNFIFRHTAYLDNKTLTNVKASEKKMHPAWGAPKLIYIPNMYIRNIDKSNEQIILDNDTKTFNWCFIGRLEKQKNLPNLIRALKMVNEKSGKKNRLFILGEGSDKAELDSLVSQLNLEKSVFFEGFTRDTLKYLKISNAFILPSLWEGMPNALIEAMDAAIPVIATPVGVNSEIIQDGLNGFLTDNTSANAIAEKMYHVINLPEDKLIEVGVEARKSVEQKFSPDIILSQWEKVLIEN, from the coding sequence ATGAAAATCTGTTTTTTTATTGGGGCTATGAGTAGAGGAGGAGCAGAACGTCAATTGGTATATGTTGCATCAGGATTAGTAAATAAAGGGCATGATGTTATTCTGCTCACATTAAAATCGGGAAATGAATATTTAGATTTACTGGATAGCCGAGTTGATGTTTATTGTTTAGAGGTAAAGAATTTTTTTGATGCAGTAAAAAAAACCAACACCTTTTTCAAAAAAAATAATCCAGATGTTGTAATTAACTTTTTATATCATGCATCGATCATAGGAAGACTGTTAGGTAAGTACAATAAAATAAAAACAATAACATCTCATCGAAATTCATCTTTAGGCTCTTATTCCAGAAACTTCATATTCAGGCATACTGCCTACTTGGATAACAAAACACTCACTAATGTTAAAGCGTCTGAGAAAAAGATGCATCCTGCTTGGGGAGCGCCCAAATTAATATACATACCTAATATGTATATTAGGAATATCGATAAAAGTAATGAACAGATTATTTTGGATAACGACACAAAAACGTTTAATTGGTGTTTCATTGGACGTTTAGAGAAACAAAAAAACTTGCCTAACCTAATTCGTGCATTAAAAATGGTAAATGAAAAATCAGGGAAAAAAAATCGTCTTTTTATATTGGGAGAGGGTAGCGATAAAGCGGAGTTAGATTCTTTGGTCAGCCAATTGAATTTAGAGAAAAGTGTTTTTTTTGAAGGTTTCACAAGAGATACTTTAAAATATTTAAAAATCTCAAATGCATTTATACTTCCATCCTTATGGGAAGGGATGCCAAATGCATTAATTGAGGCTATGGATGCCGCCATTCCTGTTATTGCAACACCAGTAGGTGTTAACTCTGAAATAATCCAAGATGGACTCAATGGATTTTTAACAGACAATACATCTGCAAATGCCATTGCTGAAAAAATGTATCATGTAATTAATTTGCCAGAAGATAAGTTAATAGAAGTTGGAGTTGAAGCGAGAAAGAGTGTTGAACAAAAATTCTCACCTGACATTATTTTGTCTCAGTGGGAAAAAGTACTAATCGAAAACTAG
- a CDS encoding UDP-N-acetylglucosamine 1-carboxyvinyltransferase codes for MEEVKKSVDHQKLIVKKSVLSGEVKVSGAKNSVLRLLAASLLSSKKINLKNYPYTLLDAQVHVDMLVQLGKTVNVDPANNEITIEESKTLETDLVWNRRSIRNTLLILGALTARFGRGSVPAPGGCEIGSTGTRGFELHVDLLQKLGATVTVSDGVIHTEAVNGLIGNDIYLPIRSTGATENAILCGTLAKGITRIWNPHIRPEIIDLINFLNLMGAKIKVFGQEHIEIKGVSELRGINYEVMPDNVEALTWLIGASITGGEIEIQDFPFEHLEVPLIFLRESGVEMFKGRSSLVVRNSRCYPLEISTGPYPGINSDMQPLLATFAAFAKGESKFIDLRFPGRYGYAFELKKMGLDCDVSDNLLTIRGGNKLVGTDVTALDLRAGVAAALAGFCAEGTTVIHDAWQVARGYDNFVEKITQLGGYAEWQ; via the coding sequence ATGGAAGAAGTAAAGAAGAGTGTTGATCACCAGAAACTGATTGTGAAAAAAAGTGTTCTATCTGGAGAAGTGAAGGTTAGTGGTGCAAAGAACTCAGTTTTGCGTTTATTAGCAGCTAGTTTATTGAGTAGTAAAAAAATTAATCTGAAAAATTATCCATATACCTTGCTTGATGCGCAAGTTCATGTGGATATGCTTGTTCAGCTGGGTAAGACAGTTAATGTAGATCCGGCTAATAATGAAATTACGATTGAGGAATCTAAGACGTTAGAAACTGATTTGGTTTGGAATCGGCGTTCGATCAGGAATACGCTGCTGATTCTTGGAGCTCTTACTGCCAGATTTGGCCGTGGTTCCGTCCCTGCTCCGGGAGGGTGTGAAATTGGCTCCACTGGAACTAGGGGGTTTGAGCTTCATGTAGATCTACTCCAGAAACTGGGAGCAACGGTAACAGTTTCTGACGGAGTAATTCACACAGAAGCGGTTAATGGTCTTATTGGTAATGATATATATCTGCCAATTAGGTCTACGGGCGCCACAGAGAATGCAATACTGTGTGGGACTTTGGCGAAAGGTATTACTAGGATTTGGAATCCTCACATTCGACCTGAAATAATTGACTTAATTAATTTTCTCAATCTAATGGGAGCAAAAATCAAGGTATTTGGTCAGGAGCATATAGAAATAAAAGGGGTTAGCGAGCTTCGTGGCATTAATTATGAAGTAATGCCAGACAACGTGGAAGCTCTTACTTGGTTGATCGGAGCTTCCATCACCGGAGGTGAAATCGAAATTCAGGATTTTCCTTTTGAACACCTTGAAGTCCCTTTGATTTTTCTACGCGAAAGTGGGGTAGAAATGTTTAAAGGAAGGAGTTCATTGGTTGTGCGCAATAGTCGATGCTATCCGCTTGAAATTAGCACAGGGCCTTATCCAGGAATAAACTCTGATATGCAGCCGCTGCTAGCGACTTTTGCGGCATTTGCGAAAGGTGAATCCAAGTTCATTGATTTGCGCTTTCCCGGTCGATATGGATATGCTTTTGAGTTGAAAAAAATGGGGTTGGACTGTGATGTTAGTGATAATCTCCTGACCATTCGTGGAGGAAATAAGCTTGTTGGAACTGATGTCACTGCATTGGATTTACGAGCTGGTGTAGCTGCGGCACTTGCAGGTTTCTGTGCAGAAGGCACTACGGTGATTCATGATGCCTGGCAAGTGGCTAGAGGCTACGACAATTTTGTGGAAAAAATTACCCAGTTAGGTGGTTATGCGGAGTGGCAATGA
- a CDS encoding serine O-acetyltransferase, protein MKLNKLKYFMEHEGCRNVGRFAIIKATKNFFIGSSSRKVVLRYRLACYFSSRAKFLTTYILKKLQRTYGVYISSKADIGAGLILPHPNGVVIGEKVIIGKNCTIYQQVTLGGGKVGDQSSGNYPVIGDNVTIYAGAKVLGSIKIGDNVIIGANAVIIKDVPSKAVAVGVPGKNILREDNQ, encoded by the coding sequence ATGAAACTCAATAAACTGAAGTATTTTATGGAACATGAGGGTTGTCGTAATGTTGGACGTTTTGCAATAATAAAGGCCACTAAAAATTTCTTTATTGGAAGTTCATCTAGAAAAGTGGTTCTTCGCTATAGACTTGCATGTTATTTTTCTAGTCGAGCAAAATTTTTGACAACTTATATTTTGAAAAAATTACAACGAACATATGGTGTTTATATTAGCTCCAAAGCTGATATTGGAGCTGGCTTGATTTTACCCCATCCCAATGGGGTTGTTATAGGTGAAAAAGTTATTATTGGAAAAAACTGTACTATATACCAGCAAGTCACCTTAGGTGGGGGAAAGGTTGGTGATCAATCCAGTGGAAACTATCCTGTGATAGGCGATAACGTTACTATTTATGCTGGTGCTAAGGTGTTAGGTAGTATTAAAATCGGTGATAATGTTATTATTGGAGCTAATGCCGTAATTATAAAAGATGTTCCCTCTAAGGCTGTAGCAGTTGGTGTTCCTGGCAAAAACATTCTTAGAGAAGATAATCAATGA